Part of the Caldilineales bacterium genome is shown below.
ACAAGGACTACAAGGCCGTCATCCGCACCGAGGTGGGGGATATTACCATCGATCTGTTCGAAAAAGACGCGCCCAACACCGTCAACAACTTCGTTCTCCTGGCTCAGAATGGCTTTTTCGACGACACCACCTTCCACCGGGTGATAGAAGGCTTTATGGCGCAAACTGGCGACCCCACCGGCACCGGCGCTGGCGGCCCCGGCTACACCTTCGCCGATGAATTCGTCCCCACCCTGCGCCACGACCGCCCCGGCCTGGTCAGCATGGCCAATCGGGGCCCCAATACCAACGGCAGCCAATTCTTCATCACCTATGACGCCACCCCCTGGCTGGATGATAAGCACACCATCTTCGGTGAAGTGAGCGAAGGCATGGATGTATTGCAAGAGATCAAGCTGCGCGACCCCGACGCCGACACCGACCCCGGCACGAAAGTGCTGAAGGTGGATATTGAGGCGAAGTAGGTAGACAGGTAGACTGGTCGCAGATCGCAAGTGGCAGGTGGCAGGTGGCAGGTCGCAGAGCTTGTCCCTTCGCTCGGCTCAGGGCAGGCTCTGAGTGAAACGAAGGATCGCAGGTGCCTCTATTCGTGCCATTCGTCCATTCGTGCCATTCGTGATCAATCCACTCCGCAATTCACAC
Proteins encoded:
- a CDS encoding peptidylprolyl isomerase produces the protein MEIDKNKDYKAVIRTEVGDITIDLFEKDAPNTVNNFVLLAQNGFFDDTTFHRVIEGFMAQTGDPTGTGAGGPGYTFADEFVPTLRHDRPGLVSMANRGPNTNGSQFFITYDATPWLDDKHTIFGEVSEGMDVLQEIKLRDPDADTDPGTKVLKVDIEAK